One segment of Rosa chinensis cultivar Old Blush chromosome 6, RchiOBHm-V2, whole genome shotgun sequence DNA contains the following:
- the LOC112171730 gene encoding peroxiredoxin-2E-1, chloroplastic, translating to MHPSRTSTETTSLNPSLSPASARERESFLVGVTAPFSPGCTRFVKRLKSAREKTAEVIACFAVSDVFVMRAWGEILAVGERVMMLCDGLGELTRALGVSLNGAVKACLGLGVRSRRFCLASFNGVITNVDFDEESDFFPVIVH from the coding sequence atgcatccctctcgtaccTCAACCGAAACGACGTCGTTAAATCCGTCACTCTCTCCAGCCTCTGCAAGGGAAAGAGAGTCGTTTTTGGTGGGCGTAACGGCGCCGTTCTCGCCGGGTTGCACTCGGTTCGTCAAACGACTTAAATCGGCGAGGGAGAAAACTGCGGAGGTGATCGCCTGCTTCGCGGTCAGCGACGTTTTCGTGATGCGCGCCTGGGGAGAGATCCTGGCCGTTGGTGAGAGAGTGATGATGTTGTGCGACGGTCTAGGAGAGCTGACCAGGGCACTTGGCGTCTCTCTCAACGGAGCCGTTAAAGCTTGTCTCGGCTTAGGTGTGCGGTCCAGGAGGTTTTGCCTGGCTTCTTTCAACGGGGTGATCACAAACGTTGACTTTGACGAAGAATCTGATTTCTTCCCAGTAATTGTTCATTGA